A single genomic interval of Alteromonas sp. BL110 harbors:
- a CDS encoding DcaP family trimeric outer membrane transporter translates to MKAKIKNTATAVALCLAAGGTAQAATIGDTSVKFTGYIKVDAMVSDYSDGTIASGSVGRDFYIPSLTPVGGVDEDPQFDAHIRTSRFRFATSTPTAEGDTINGVFELDFVVTSGGDERISNSYTPRVRHAYLTYKNWLVGQTWTTFMDVGSLPESLDFIGTTDGITFGRQVMVRYTNGGFQVALENPESTITPFGGGSRITSDDSSVPDLVAAYTTKQDWGYVKVAGLVRQLSYDNAAGIDADETSFGVSLTGKYNLSNGDDIRFTFNTGKGLGRYSALNAVNGAVLTESGDLEAIDSTGYGIAYRHKWSEKARSSIMFSAFEADNDVTLTGLNTTESTYSTRVNYLYSPTKALTVGAEYAFAKREIEAGLEGDMNRFQVSAKYAF, encoded by the coding sequence ATGAAAGCTAAAATAAAAAATACCGCTACTGCAGTAGCGCTGTGCCTGGCGGCGGGCGGCACAGCACAAGCAGCAACGATCGGCGACACTAGTGTGAAATTCACGGGCTATATTAAAGTTGACGCTATGGTAAGCGACTATTCAGATGGCACCATTGCCTCGGGTAGCGTAGGCAGAGATTTTTATATACCTTCACTAACTCCCGTTGGTGGCGTTGACGAAGATCCGCAATTCGATGCACACATCAGAACATCTCGTTTCCGCTTTGCCACGTCAACACCTACTGCCGAAGGTGACACCATTAACGGTGTGTTTGAACTTGATTTTGTTGTAACTAGTGGCGGTGATGAACGTATCAGCAACTCCTATACTCCGCGAGTACGCCACGCTTATTTAACTTATAAAAACTGGTTGGTAGGCCAAACTTGGACCACTTTCATGGACGTAGGCTCTCTGCCAGAATCGCTTGATTTCATCGGTACCACTGACGGTATCACCTTTGGCCGTCAAGTTATGGTGAGATATACCAACGGCGGATTTCAGGTTGCACTAGAAAACCCAGAATCTACGATTACACCGTTTGGTGGTGGTAGCAGGATCACCAGTGATGACAGCAGTGTTCCAGATTTAGTTGCAGCCTACACCACAAAGCAAGACTGGGGTTATGTAAAAGTAGCGGGCCTAGTTAGACAACTTTCTTATGACAACGCCGCTGGCATTGATGCTGATGAAACCAGCTTTGGCGTATCGTTAACAGGTAAATATAATTTATCAAATGGCGATGATATTCGATTCACTTTCAATACCGGTAAAGGTTTAGGCCGATACTCTGCGCTTAACGCGGTAAATGGCGCCGTCCTTACAGAAAGTGGCGACCTTGAAGCCATTGACTCAACAGGTTACGGCATTGCGTATCGACACAAATGGAGCGAAAAAGCGCGCAGCAGCATCATGTTCTCGGCGTTTGAAGCTGACAACGACGTAACGCTTACTGGCTTAAATACGACTGAAAGTACGTACAGCACACGTGTGAACTACTTGTACTCGCCAACGAAAGCGCTAACTGTTGGAGCTGAATATGCGTTCGCAAAACGTGAAATTGAAGCAGGCCTTGAAGGCGACATGAATCGCTTCCAAGTTTCAGCTAAATACGCATTTTAA
- a CDS encoding chemotaxis protein — protein sequence MKFDSIKSRLVLMTLVCVIGMAVLVVSQHYFTQQLIGLHQQREVLLRMGQDLLQMRRHEKDFLLRHETGYYDKFLERSYEFKGRLTSLVPLFAEYRLPVADVESLSSSMEAYSGTFRQVVSLQERIGLTPNDGLRARITELENTLNEGLLAQSPQASELLTNIQLATRNYQISQEGVYARQMMTLSERLASENRSTALLNGTLVQYREALLQLVDAFTIYGVTHNEGLRGEFRQSAHNVETQLKGVDAALQPMIEQREAQVRIYSLSIAALTSVVLILVLIKSFATFHRAFVNFLTFFYRCKRQYQMIDTRKLGFAELKSLAELANEMVESKRDIEARLASVEAELANKKTS from the coding sequence ATGAAGTTCGATTCTATTAAATCTCGCCTAGTTTTAATGACCCTAGTATGCGTTATCGGTATGGCGGTACTTGTCGTCAGCCAGCATTACTTTACGCAACAACTTATTGGGTTACACCAGCAGCGTGAAGTGCTGCTAAGGATGGGGCAAGACCTGCTGCAAATGCGACGACATGAAAAAGACTTTCTTCTTCGCCACGAGACAGGATATTACGACAAGTTTCTCGAGCGGAGCTATGAATTTAAAGGTCGGCTAACGTCCCTTGTTCCTTTGTTCGCTGAATATAGATTGCCTGTAGCTGACGTGGAAAGTCTGTCATCTTCAATGGAAGCCTATAGCGGCACATTTCGACAGGTAGTATCGCTTCAAGAGCGGATTGGATTAACGCCAAACGATGGTTTAAGAGCGCGTATTACCGAGCTAGAAAATACCCTTAACGAAGGGCTGCTTGCTCAAAGCCCGCAAGCAAGTGAACTGTTAACTAATATCCAGCTGGCTACTCGTAACTATCAAATAAGCCAAGAAGGCGTTTACGCTAGGCAAATGATGACGTTGAGTGAGCGTTTAGCGTCTGAAAATCGCAGTACCGCTTTACTGAACGGCACTTTGGTTCAATATAGAGAAGCGCTTTTACAGTTAGTTGATGCATTCACTATCTATGGCGTGACCCACAATGAAGGGCTTCGTGGAGAATTTAGACAAAGCGCTCATAATGTTGAAACTCAGTTAAAAGGCGTTGATGCTGCGCTGCAACCCATGATCGAGCAACGAGAAGCGCAAGTGCGTATTTATAGCTTAAGTATTGCCGCGCTTACGTCTGTCGTGTTAATTCTGGTGCTGATCAAGAGTTTTGCGACATTTCATCGCGCATTTGTTAACTTTCTTACTTTCTTTTATCGCTGCAAGCGTCAGTATCAAATGATTGATACCAGAAAGTTAGGGTTTGCAGAGTTAAAGTCACTCGCAGAACTGGCGAATGAAATGGTCGAGTCGAAAAGAGATATTGAGGCGCGGCTCGCCAGCGTAGAAGCTGAGTTGGCCAATAAGAAAACCTCATAG
- a CDS encoding aldo/keto reductase: MKFNRLGNSDLQVSDICLGTMTWGIQNTQQDADEQIAYALDKGVNFLDTAEMYPVPPNAETYGDTERIIGNWISRNEAKRSDIILMSKVAGSGLKYIRNAGPITSDAVSNALTDSLERLNTDYIDVYQLHWPNRVTPHFGKHWPDGADPTKTNREKEIDGMRDILMGIKRALDEGKIRHWGLSDDTPWGIHIFLTLCKELDMPLPVSIQNEFSLLHAKDWPYLIEMCELENIAYLPWSPLATGMLSGKYHNGARPEGSRWTLAQRMGLFRDKAPAQAATAEYVKIAEKAGITPSQLALAWCKQVPGVTSTIIGATTMPQLKENIDAFDMTLSSATLEEVHKVFRQYPLGF, encoded by the coding sequence ATGAAGTTTAACCGTTTAGGAAATAGCGACTTACAGGTGTCAGACATCTGTCTAGGAACAATGACATGGGGTATTCAAAATACTCAGCAAGATGCAGATGAACAAATAGCTTACGCTCTTGATAAAGGTGTAAATTTTTTAGATACCGCGGAAATGTATCCCGTTCCTCCTAATGCCGAAACTTATGGCGATACAGAGCGAATTATAGGTAATTGGATCTCGCGTAATGAAGCGAAGCGCTCAGATATTATATTGATGAGCAAAGTTGCCGGCAGCGGTTTGAAGTATATCCGTAATGCCGGTCCTATTACGTCTGATGCGGTTAGCAATGCGCTTACTGATTCGCTAGAGCGTTTAAATACTGATTATATTGATGTTTACCAGCTACATTGGCCGAACAGAGTAACGCCACACTTCGGAAAACATTGGCCTGATGGCGCGGATCCCACGAAAACGAATCGCGAAAAAGAAATAGATGGTATGCGCGATATCCTTATGGGAATTAAGCGCGCATTAGACGAAGGTAAAATAAGACATTGGGGGCTATCGGACGATACGCCTTGGGGCATTCACATCTTTCTTACTCTTTGCAAAGAGCTTGATATGCCCCTCCCTGTGTCTATCCAAAACGAGTTCAGCTTACTGCACGCAAAAGACTGGCCGTATTTAATCGAAATGTGTGAGCTTGAAAATATCGCTTACCTACCTTGGTCACCGCTAGCGACGGGTATGTTAAGCGGCAAATACCATAATGGGGCAAGACCAGAGGGCAGTAGGTGGACACTAGCCCAGCGCATGGGGCTGTTTAGAGACAAAGCGCCTGCCCAGGCTGCCACAGCAGAATATGTGAAGATTGCTGAAAAAGCAGGAATAACACCATCACAATTAGCGTTAGCATGGTGTAAACAAGTACCGGGTGTTACCTCTACTATTATTGGGGCGACCACTATGCCTCAGTTAAAGGAAAATATCGATGCGTTTGATATGACGCTCTCAAGCGCGACGTTGGAGGAAGTTCACAAGGTATTTAGACAATATCCGTTAGGCTTCTAA
- a CDS encoding response regulator transcription factor: MITLLIADDHPLYRDALRGALSLSLPALTLKEAGDLNTTVDILNNEDIDLLLLDLHMPGSNDLFGLLHIRKLFPELPVAVVSGTEDTTLISKIISVGALGFIPKTASAQDIANAVEAILDGDVWLPENLSEDVDEVDEAFSELADKVASLTPSQYKVLCYMRDGLLNKQIGFNLDIAEATVKAHVTAIFKKLGINNRTQAVLIASQLELEPPVQ, translated from the coding sequence ATGATAACCCTTCTAATCGCTGATGATCATCCGCTGTATCGCGATGCACTACGAGGCGCATTGTCGTTGTCACTTCCTGCTCTTACCCTTAAAGAGGCCGGAGATCTAAACACCACTGTCGATATTCTCAATAATGAGGATATCGACCTGTTGCTTCTTGATTTGCATATGCCAGGCAGCAATGATTTGTTTGGCTTGCTTCACATCCGAAAACTCTTCCCTGAACTTCCTGTTGCCGTGGTTTCTGGTACGGAAGACACCACGCTTATTTCAAAGATCATTAGTGTTGGGGCACTCGGTTTTATTCCCAAAACAGCCAGTGCACAAGATATTGCTAATGCAGTTGAGGCTATTTTAGATGGCGACGTATGGCTGCCTGAAAACTTAAGCGAAGATGTTGATGAAGTGGATGAAGCGTTTTCTGAACTTGCTGACAAAGTTGCGTCGCTTACGCCTTCCCAGTATAAAGTGCTTTGCTACATGCGCGATGGGCTATTAAATAAACAAATTGGTTTTAATTTAGATATTGCAGAGGCCACAGTTAAAGCGCATGTTACCGCTATCTTTAAAAAGTTGGGCATTAATAACCGCACCCAGGCGGTACTTATTGCTTCGCAGCTTGAGCTGGAGCCGCCGGTTCAGTAG
- a CDS encoding Na/Pi symporter translates to MSMIDPQAAQTQADQNNVVGNTRNVRKWLLLVLLVYIMLLAVSMIGSGFKFAAGDHAKTLFSFASNPVMGLIIGMVCTALIQSSSTVTSIIVGMVAGGLPITIAIPMMMGANIGTSITNTLVSLGHVARKDEFQRAFNAATIHDFFNVLSVLIFLPLEMAFGILEFLSGQLVALFHTGEAMGVGGFNPIKATTQPITDLVTQAFSLLPSIYPGVAKIILGIGLIMLSITYMGKIMKSLMVGKAKALLHTSIGKGPLSGIASGAVMTVLVQSSSTTTSLMVPLVGSGILKAKEIYPFTLGANIGTCITALIAALGVVGVNSGFALQIALVHLIYNVLGVTLIYGLPLLRNIPLNLSYQLSVVAAERKMYGAAYVGGLFFIMPLGIIFSTM, encoded by the coding sequence ATGTCAATGATTGACCCCCAAGCTGCTCAAACCCAAGCTGATCAAAATAATGTGGTGGGAAACACGCGCAATGTGCGTAAATGGCTTCTTTTAGTCTTGTTAGTGTATATCATGTTGCTTGCCGTCAGTATGATTGGCAGCGGCTTTAAATTTGCTGCAGGCGATCACGCTAAAACCCTTTTCAGCTTTGCCTCTAACCCTGTGATGGGGTTGATTATCGGTATGGTTTGTACTGCGCTTATTCAGTCTTCAAGCACGGTTACTTCAATTATTGTTGGAATGGTGGCGGGTGGTTTACCAATAACCATTGCTATACCCATGATGATGGGGGCGAATATTGGAACCAGCATAACTAACACCTTGGTAAGTCTAGGGCATGTTGCAAGAAAAGATGAATTTCAACGGGCTTTCAATGCTGCAACGATCCATGACTTCTTCAATGTGCTATCTGTATTGATATTTTTGCCGCTGGAAATGGCGTTCGGTATTCTAGAATTTTTGAGCGGCCAGTTAGTGGCACTCTTTCACACAGGGGAAGCTATGGGAGTAGGGGGCTTTAACCCTATTAAAGCGACCACCCAACCTATTACCGACCTTGTAACACAAGCCTTTTCACTTTTACCTTCCATTTATCCGGGGGTAGCCAAAATCATTCTTGGCATAGGCCTAATTATGCTTTCTATTACTTACATGGGTAAGATTATGAAGTCGCTTATGGTAGGTAAGGCGAAGGCACTCCTACATACCAGTATTGGTAAAGGTCCGCTTTCTGGCATTGCCTCAGGTGCGGTAATGACTGTGCTGGTGCAGTCATCATCAACCACAACGTCGCTCATGGTTCCTCTGGTGGGGAGTGGCATTTTAAAAGCTAAGGAAATTTACCCGTTTACTCTGGGCGCGAATATAGGTACCTGTATAACGGCATTAATTGCTGCGCTAGGTGTAGTGGGCGTAAATAGTGGCTTTGCACTGCAAATTGCGCTGGTCCATCTCATTTACAACGTTCTGGGTGTTACGCTAATTTACGGGCTACCCTTATTGCGCAATATTCCACTTAATTTGTCTTACCAATTATCGGTTGTTGCTGCAGAACGAAAAATGTATGGCGCAGCATATGTAGGAGGGTTATTTTTCATTATGCCCTTGGGCATCATTTTTTCTACCATGTAA
- the acs gene encoding acetate--CoA ligase, producing MTASKTYPVPENILQSTHLTASQYDQMYKQSVEQPEAFWAEHASMLEWYQKPTKIKNTMFGENDVSIKWFEDGELNASYNCIDRHLANNATKVAFHWEGDSPEDSQDVTYQQVHYEVCKLANALKEMGVTKGDRVAIYMPMVPEAAYAMLACARIGAVHSVIFGGFSPNAIADRINDSSAKVVITADEGRRAGRSIPLKANVDKALANDACPSITHVLVHKLTGGDVDWNEKHDVWWHEAVDGMSAQCEPEVMNAEDPLFILYTSGSTGTPKGVVHTTGGYLLYSAMTFKYAFDYKDDDVYWCTADVGWITGHSYMVYGPMVNAASQVFFEGVPTYPDVKRIAQVVEKYKVNSLYTAPTAIRALMAHGDVPAEGCDVSSLRLLGTVGEPINPEAWEWYHRVIGEGRCPIIDTWWQTETGGHMILPLPGATELKPGSATRPFFGIQPALFDADGNELEGAAEGNLVIKDSWPSQARTVYGDHQRFINTYFSAYKGVYFTGDGARCDEDGFYWITGRVDDVLNVSGHRLGTAEIESALVAHSKVAEAAVVGFPHDIKGQGIYVYVTPNEGVEADEALTKELKAWVRQELSPIATPDMIQWSHGLPKTRSGKIMRRILRKIAANEHEQLGDTSTLADPSVVDTLIEERLNK from the coding sequence ATGACCGCCAGCAAAACTTATCCTGTGCCTGAGAACATTCTTCAATCTACTCATTTGACTGCATCGCAGTATGACCAGATGTATAAGCAGTCAGTGGAGCAACCCGAAGCGTTCTGGGCTGAGCACGCGTCTATGCTTGAGTGGTACCAAAAGCCAACCAAAATTAAAAACACCATGTTTGGTGAAAATGATGTGTCTATTAAATGGTTCGAAGACGGTGAGCTAAACGCTAGCTACAACTGTATTGACCGTCACTTGGCAAACAATGCCACGAAAGTTGCCTTTCATTGGGAAGGCGACTCACCGGAAGACAGCCAAGATGTGACATATCAACAGGTGCATTATGAAGTATGTAAGTTAGCCAATGCACTTAAAGAGATGGGGGTAACGAAAGGCGATCGTGTGGCTATTTATATGCCTATGGTGCCTGAAGCTGCCTACGCGATGCTTGCGTGTGCACGTATTGGTGCGGTTCACTCGGTGATTTTTGGTGGGTTCTCACCCAATGCTATTGCCGATCGTATTAATGACAGTAGTGCAAAGGTCGTTATTACTGCCGATGAAGGGCGCCGCGCAGGAAGAAGTATTCCGCTTAAAGCCAATGTAGACAAAGCACTTGCGAATGATGCCTGCCCATCTATTACACATGTTTTGGTGCATAAATTAACGGGTGGCGACGTAGACTGGAACGAGAAACACGATGTGTGGTGGCATGAAGCTGTGGACGGTATGTCTGCCCAGTGTGAACCTGAAGTAATGAATGCGGAAGACCCATTGTTTATTCTTTATACATCAGGTTCTACTGGAACGCCAAAAGGTGTGGTACATACAACAGGCGGTTATCTACTTTATTCCGCTATGACCTTTAAATACGCTTTCGATTACAAAGACGATGACGTTTATTGGTGTACTGCTGATGTAGGCTGGATCACAGGTCACAGCTATATGGTTTACGGCCCTATGGTAAATGCTGCATCACAAGTGTTCTTCGAAGGTGTACCGACTTATCCAGACGTAAAACGCATAGCTCAGGTAGTAGAAAAATATAAAGTAAACAGTCTATATACTGCGCCAACGGCTATCCGCGCGTTAATGGCTCACGGTGACGTGCCTGCTGAAGGTTGTGACGTATCGTCACTTCGTCTGCTCGGCACCGTGGGTGAGCCAATTAACCCAGAGGCGTGGGAATGGTATCACCGGGTTATTGGTGAGGGCCGTTGTCCTATTATCGATACATGGTGGCAGACTGAAACAGGCGGGCATATGATTTTGCCTCTGCCTGGCGCCACAGAATTGAAACCAGGCTCGGCAACCCGCCCATTCTTTGGCATACAGCCGGCGCTATTTGATGCTGACGGCAATGAACTTGAAGGCGCGGCAGAAGGTAATCTGGTGATTAAAGATAGCTGGCCTAGTCAGGCTAGAACGGTATACGGCGATCACCAGCGCTTCATTAATACCTACTTCAGCGCATATAAAGGGGTGTACTTCACAGGTGATGGCGCACGTTGTGACGAAGATGGCTTTTACTGGATCACCGGCCGCGTAGACGACGTACTAAATGTATCTGGTCACCGTTTAGGCACGGCTGAAATAGAAAGTGCGCTTGTTGCCCATTCTAAAGTGGCTGAAGCTGCGGTGGTCGGTTTCCCTCACGATATTAAAGGGCAGGGGATATATGTTTACGTTACACCTAATGAAGGTGTTGAAGCAGACGAAGCGCTGACTAAAGAGCTTAAAGCATGGGTACGACAAGAATTAAGCCCTATTGCCACACCGGATATGATTCAGTGGTCACATGGATTACCTAAGACTCGTTCTGGTAAGATTATGCGCCGCATCCTTCGTAAAATTGCGGCCAATGAACACGAGCAATTAGGTGACACATCTACATTGGCGGATCCATCGGTTGTTGATACACTAATAGAGGAACGTCTGAATAAGTAG
- a CDS encoding S8 family peptidase, with the protein MKKFALSTLAAAMLASPSAHTLADAYIGSQMADKLVSLSPTESLMAVVTYDQMSPLAESQITQLLNLGITEGVQFKNLPIIGVVATKAQIEAIAQFDGVRSVFANREMSLYNADAREITGVADIQGEAFASRNNVEFTGKGSTVLVIDSGIDASHQDHFFGDTVVDNVQAILNPGALSIVGITGPTLSNQVNTDLNSGHGTHVTGTIAGTGAMSDGKHRGAAPDADIIGYGSGAAVLLLDTIGGFDYAISKQYTFDNPIKVISNSWGSSGKYEPLGPVSLASYKAHTMGMISVFAAGNSGPGEDSHNPYAQIPWGISVGAGDKFGKLADFSSRGLKGESGDFTMPDGTDWTYTNDVTVVAPGVDIISTRAVLNAAANGGDGDIGAIEPQNLPFYTMISGTSMATPHVSGIIALMLEANPNLDNLTIKRLLQETATNMPGYERWEVGAGYVNARSAVAAALLEDMDHKVTVNNLDSKSFKANALVTTSDRVENFDVFYSPVGAPEVIEFEVGTEEVLVKASADSFANLTKLVLVAPDGTEYRGNLTTPVLTTTMRVAAPAMPGTWGVYVYGLTSLSGIEADPLGLTNGPGLPETFNVTVSFENSGGFEGMDDVEGHPQQNAIEFAVSERLMDAINSRGFSPDARLKRKDFARYAVMGGAVRQYRDLLNEDRLNIGSVPGFDKAFVESVMVKGGALKDKLRTQAPVLRSVDGSADPFASVTKLDIAYSLVQLLGLEEAALSFDPSADIVIDYNGEQIVLDDQDSIPANMKGYVQLALMLSLINAEFGVEQSPFSITPTITASFAPETVITRAHYAVLASRFFTQYFE; encoded by the coding sequence ATGAAGAAGTTCGCCCTATCGACCTTAGCTGCTGCAATGCTGGCAAGCCCTTCGGCTCACACGCTGGCCGACGCTTACATTGGCTCTCAAATGGCCGATAAACTAGTGTCGCTATCCCCTACAGAATCATTAATGGCGGTTGTTACGTACGATCAGATGTCGCCCCTTGCTGAATCGCAAATTACCCAACTATTAAACTTGGGGATTACAGAAGGCGTTCAATTTAAAAACCTGCCAATTATTGGTGTAGTAGCCACCAAGGCTCAAATTGAAGCTATTGCACAGTTTGACGGGGTACGCTCAGTATTTGCCAACCGTGAGATGAGCTTATACAACGCAGATGCGCGTGAAATAACGGGTGTTGCCGATATTCAGGGCGAAGCGTTTGCATCGCGAAACAATGTCGAATTTACGGGTAAAGGCTCCACAGTATTAGTCATTGACTCTGGTATTGATGCTTCTCACCAAGACCACTTTTTTGGTGATACCGTGGTTGATAATGTGCAAGCGATCTTGAACCCTGGCGCATTGTCTATTGTTGGCATAACGGGCCCAACACTATCTAACCAAGTAAATACAGACTTAAACTCAGGCCACGGTACTCACGTAACAGGCACTATCGCAGGTACTGGCGCTATGTCTGACGGTAAGCACCGCGGCGCAGCGCCAGATGCGGATATTATTGGTTATGGTTCAGGTGCAGCAGTGCTGCTACTTGATACCATCGGCGGTTTTGATTATGCGATAAGTAAGCAGTACACCTTCGACAATCCTATCAAAGTTATTAGCAACTCATGGGGCTCAAGCGGCAAATATGAGCCACTTGGCCCTGTATCATTGGCCAGCTATAAAGCGCACACAATGGGTATGATTAGTGTCTTCGCGGCAGGCAATAGTGGACCTGGAGAAGATTCACACAACCCATATGCGCAAATTCCGTGGGGCATTTCTGTCGGTGCGGGCGATAAGTTTGGCAAACTTGCAGATTTTTCATCTCGTGGCCTTAAAGGTGAGTCCGGTGACTTCACTATGCCCGACGGCACAGATTGGACGTATACTAACGATGTAACCGTTGTTGCTCCTGGTGTAGATATTATCTCTACTCGCGCTGTTTTAAATGCGGCAGCTAATGGCGGTGATGGGGATATCGGCGCGATAGAGCCACAAAACCTACCTTTCTATACCATGATTTCTGGCACCTCGATGGCCACACCGCATGTTTCAGGCATTATTGCGCTAATGTTAGAAGCGAACCCGAACCTTGATAACCTAACCATAAAGCGCTTACTTCAAGAAACTGCTACTAATATGCCTGGGTACGAGCGCTGGGAAGTGGGTGCGGGTTATGTTAACGCACGCTCTGCGGTTGCCGCTGCGCTTCTTGAAGACATGGATCATAAAGTTACGGTTAACAATCTAGATAGCAAAAGCTTCAAAGCAAACGCGCTAGTCACCACCAGCGACCGTGTAGAAAATTTCGATGTTTTTTACTCTCCAGTAGGTGCTCCTGAAGTCATAGAGTTTGAAGTAGGAACAGAAGAAGTACTGGTTAAAGCGTCTGCCGATAGTTTCGCAAACTTAACCAAGCTTGTTCTTGTTGCGCCAGACGGCACTGAATATCGCGGTAATCTCACAACACCAGTGCTTACGACAACCATGCGTGTCGCAGCGCCTGCAATGCCAGGAACCTGGGGCGTATATGTTTATGGCTTGACGTCATTATCTGGTATTGAGGCTGACCCCTTAGGTTTAACCAACGGACCGGGTCTACCTGAAACATTCAACGTTACTGTATCGTTTGAAAATAGTGGCGGCTTTGAAGGTATGGATGATGTGGAAGGTCACCCTCAGCAAAATGCCATTGAATTCGCTGTTAGCGAACGCCTAATGGATGCTATTAACAGCCGTGGTTTCTCACCGGATGCGCGTCTTAAACGTAAAGACTTTGCTCGCTATGCAGTAATGGGCGGTGCAGTAAGACAATACCGTGACCTGCTAAATGAGGACCGCCTTAACATCGGCTCAGTACCTGGATTTGATAAAGCGTTTGTAGAATCGGTAATGGTTAAAGGTGGTGCACTTAAAGATAAGCTTCGTACACAAGCACCTGTTTTAAGAAGCGTAGACGGTAGCGCAGACCCCTTTGCCAGCGTAACCAAGTTAGACATTGCTTATTCACTTGTGCAACTGCTAGGTCTTGAAGAAGCGGCACTTAGCTTCGATCCAAGTGCCGATATCGTAATTGACTATAACGGTGAGCAAATCGTGCTAGACGATCAAGACAGTATTCCAGCTAATATGAAGGGCTACGTGCAGTTAGCACTTATGTTATCACTCATTAACGCTGAGTTTGGTGTAGAGCAAAGCCCATTTAGCATTACGCCAACTATCACTGCGAGCTTCGCGCCAGAGACGGTGATAACTAGGGCGCATTATGCTGTGCTTGCTTCGCGCTTTTTCACCCAATATTTTGAATAA